In one window of Acidimicrobiales bacterium DNA:
- a CDS encoding TIGR03364 family FAD-dependent oxidoreductase, whose translation MDDPYGRSDLVVVGAGIVGLAHAVEAQRRGLTVTVVERDDRAVGASVRNFGHACITAQAGHNLDLARASRERWIDVGTRAGVGVAESGAVVVARSSEELDVLEEFTTGRAGEAELLGVAELRRRVPLVGGDVVGGAYLPQDLRVDQRRAVGALAAWLADQPGVDLLWETSLTGLEEGSVRTSRGTIEADRAVVCVGHDVDRLFPDIAREAEVERCVLHMLRVAAPSGPGYRVDPAVLSGTSLLRYGGFAACPSLPALWARIAVERPDVLAADVNLMFTQLPGGDLTIGDTHHHTRTVDPFSDDSLDEILLAETARLLGVDRLVVRQRWRGTYATAPDDLLVATPGPGARVVSVTSGIGMTVAFGLAVEVLDDLLAGA comes from the coding sequence GTGGACGACCCGTACGGACGCAGTGATCTCGTGGTGGTCGGGGCCGGGATCGTCGGGCTGGCGCACGCCGTCGAGGCCCAGCGCCGGGGCCTGACGGTGACCGTGGTCGAGCGTGACGACCGGGCCGTCGGGGCGTCGGTCCGCAACTTCGGCCACGCCTGCATCACCGCCCAGGCCGGCCACAACCTCGACCTGGCCCGGGCCTCCCGCGAGCGCTGGATCGACGTCGGGACGCGGGCGGGTGTGGGAGTGGCGGAGTCGGGTGCGGTCGTGGTCGCCCGGTCGTCGGAGGAGCTCGACGTGCTGGAGGAGTTCACCACCGGGCGGGCAGGGGAGGCCGAGCTGCTGGGCGTGGCCGAGCTGCGCCGGCGCGTCCCCCTGGTCGGGGGCGACGTGGTCGGCGGCGCCTACCTGCCGCAGGACCTGCGCGTCGACCAGCGCCGGGCCGTCGGGGCGCTGGCCGCGTGGCTGGCCGACCAGCCCGGCGTCGATCTCCTCTGGGAGACATCGCTCACGGGCCTGGAGGAGGGCTCCGTGCGCACGAGCCGGGGGACGATCGAGGCCGACCGGGCCGTCGTCTGCGTGGGCCACGACGTCGACCGCCTGTTCCCCGACATCGCCCGGGAAGCCGAGGTCGAGCGCTGTGTGCTGCACATGCTGCGGGTCGCCGCCCCCAGTGGCCCCGGGTACCGGGTCGACCCGGCCGTGCTCAGCGGCACGTCGCTGCTGCGCTACGGCGGGTTCGCGGCGTGCCCGTCGCTGCCGGCGCTGTGGGCCCGGATCGCGGTCGAGCGCCCCGACGTCCTCGCCGCCGACGTGAACCTCATGTTCACCCAGCTCCCCGGCGGCGACCTCACCATCGGCGACACCCACCACCACACCCGCACCGTCGACCCGTTCAGCGACGACAGCCTCGACGAGATCCTCCTCGCCGAGACGGCCCGCCTCCTCGGCGTCGACCGCCTGGTGGTCCGCCAGCGCTGGCGCGGCACCTACGCCACGGCCCCCGACGACCTGCTCGTCGCCACGCCCGGCCCCGGGGCGCGGGTGGTGTCGGTCACGTCCGGCATCGGCATGACCGTCGCCTTCGGCCTGGCCGTCGAGGTGCTCGACGACCTGCTCGCCGGCGCCTGA
- a CDS encoding MFS transporter, which translates to MSTTTALAPTVSPATPIPPAPSATSRLVRRLLPLHAAVLLQSVGLWVPVEKLFMNEIGFDPASVGVMAAAYAAVVPLIEVPSGILADRWSRRGVLLLGILALLASATIGGLSHSVTTYTVGAMFLGAYFALQSGTVDAVVYDTVLEETGSGDAFERRIGRIRMIESAGLVSSALLGGWLAAVTSPRLTYFLTVPFLVASAVALLAFREPHLHEAAERTSLRTHVATTYRAVTQRGCLLPLVGVMVLTSLLVNVVFEFGPLWLVALAAPAVLFGPQWAGLMSSFGLAGLLAGRLRLGDPRGMGAVVAAMLGSSVVMATVRDAVVVTAAQLVLAVLALMLGILLTARLHDAVPSAIRSGVASGVGMFSWIAFLPFALLFGYVSKQVGVYAAGWMIVAATAVAGVLLVRLSLSVQGASGVHADRPLACAGWAAAPATAVR; encoded by the coding sequence ATGAGCACCACCACGGCCCTCGCCCCGACCGTCAGCCCGGCGACCCCGATCCCGCCCGCTCCGTCGGCCACGAGCCGCCTGGTGCGCCGCCTCCTCCCGCTGCACGCCGCGGTGCTGCTCCAGAGCGTCGGCCTGTGGGTGCCGGTCGAGAAGCTGTTCATGAACGAGATCGGCTTCGACCCGGCCAGCGTGGGGGTCATGGCGGCGGCCTACGCCGCGGTCGTGCCGCTGATCGAGGTCCCCTCGGGCATCCTCGCCGACCGCTGGAGCCGCCGCGGTGTCCTGCTGCTGGGGATCCTCGCCCTGCTGGCCAGCGCGACGATCGGCGGGCTCAGCCACAGCGTGACCACCTACACCGTGGGCGCCATGTTCCTGGGCGCGTACTTCGCGCTGCAGTCCGGCACGGTCGACGCCGTCGTCTACGACACCGTGCTGGAGGAGACCGGTAGCGGCGACGCCTTCGAGCGGCGCATCGGCCGGATCCGGATGATCGAGAGCGCCGGCCTGGTCAGCAGCGCCCTGCTGGGCGGGTGGCTGGCGGCGGTCACCAGCCCGCGGCTCACCTACTTCCTCACCGTGCCGTTCCTGGTGGCGTCCGCCGTGGCGCTGCTGGCGTTCCGGGAGCCCCACCTGCACGAGGCCGCGGAGCGCACGTCGCTGCGCACCCACGTCGCCACCACCTACCGGGCCGTGACGCAGCGGGGCTGCCTGCTGCCGCTCGTCGGGGTGATGGTGCTGACGTCGCTGCTGGTGAACGTGGTGTTCGAGTTCGGGCCGCTGTGGCTGGTGGCGCTGGCGGCGCCGGCGGTGCTCTTCGGCCCCCAGTGGGCCGGCCTGATGTCGTCGTTCGGCCTGGCCGGGCTGCTGGCGGGGCGGCTGCGCCTCGGCGATCCCCGGGGGATGGGGGCCGTGGTGGCGGCGATGCTCGGCAGCAGCGTGGTGATGGCGACCGTGCGCGACGCGGTCGTGGTGACCGCGGCCCAGCTGGTGCTGGCGGTGCTCGCGCTGATGCTCGGCATCCTGCTGACCGCCCGCCTGCACGACGCGGTGCCGTCGGCCATCCGCTCCGGTGTGGCGTCCGGGGTCGGCATGTTCAGCTGGATCGCCTTCCTGCCGTTCGCCCTGCTCTTCGGGTACGTGAGCAAGCAGGTGGGTGTCTACGCGGCGGGCTGGATGATCGTCGCGGCGACGGCCGTGGCCGGTGTTCTGCTGGTGCGGCTGTCGCTGTCGGTGCAGGGCGCGTCCGGCGTCCACGCCGACCGACCGCTGGCGTGCGCCGGATGGGCGGCTGCCCCCGCTACAGCCGTTCGGTGA
- a CDS encoding phosphonatase-like hydrolase, with the protein MIDLVALDMAGTTVEEHGAVYEVLREVVGVADVGAWMGADKREAIAALAGPGADVDGLYRRFVTRLAERYRQRPPEPIPGVVEALATLRDRGVRVALTTGFGRDVAEPLLASLGWDVGTTVDAVVCADEVAAGRPAPYLVFRAMERAGARRVDRVLVAGDTTADLEAGTNAGAGVVVGVGTGGCTLDQLAHAPHTHLLPSVTGIVDLV; encoded by the coding sequence GTGATCGACCTGGTCGCACTCGACATGGCCGGCACCACCGTCGAGGAGCACGGCGCCGTCTACGAGGTGCTCCGTGAGGTGGTCGGCGTGGCGGACGTCGGGGCCTGGATGGGTGCCGACAAGCGGGAGGCCATCGCCGCCCTGGCCGGTCCGGGCGCGGACGTCGACGGGCTCTACCGTCGGTTCGTCACCCGCCTGGCCGAGCGCTACCGGCAGCGGCCCCCGGAGCCCATCCCCGGCGTGGTCGAGGCGCTGGCGACGCTGCGGGACCGGGGCGTCCGCGTCGCGCTCACCACCGGGTTCGGGCGCGACGTCGCCGAACCGCTGCTGGCGTCGCTGGGCTGGGATGTCGGCACGACGGTCGACGCCGTGGTGTGCGCCGACGAGGTCGCCGCCGGCCGGCCCGCCCCCTACCTGGTGTTCCGGGCCATGGAGCGCGCCGGGGCCCGGCGGGTCGACCGGGTGCTGGTGGCCGGCGACACCACCGCCGACCTGGAGGCGGGCACCAACGCGGGCGCCGGCGTCGTCGTCGGCGTGGGGACGGGCGGCTGCACCCTCGACCAGCTCGCCCACGCTCCGCACACGCACCTGTTGCCCAGCGTGACGGGCATCGTCGACCTGGTCTGA
- a CDS encoding zf-HC2 domain-containing protein, translated as MSAPTPDDLPCQQFVELVTDYLDDALPDGQREQIDEHLGYCDGCTTVLAQWREVVRLTGRLAESEVDEVEPHTRDQLMATFRRHHGS; from the coding sequence ATGAGTGCCCCGACTCCCGACGACCTGCCGTGCCAGCAGTTCGTGGAGCTCGTGACCGACTACCTCGACGACGCGCTCCCCGACGGGCAACGGGAGCAGATCGACGAGCACCTCGGCTACTGCGACGGCTGCACCACGGTGCTGGCCCAGTGGCGCGAGGTCGTCCGCCTCACCGGCCGCCTGGCCGAATCCGAGGTCGACGAGGTCGAGCCCCACACCCGCGACCAGCTGATGGCCACGTTCCGCCGCCACCACGGCAGCTGA
- a CDS encoding DUF4032 domain-containing protein has product MARSPGPRSFHLVARAGYPDFLDFPWERPLAEWDDPRIVDYTAGVSRHVVRFVAEGGHAYALKETTLPLAQREYSLLKELLDENLPVVKPVGVVSERPAAPGDDDLGAVLITKHLEYSLPYRTLFAGRGIADVRSRLIDALALLLVRLHLAGFFWGDCSLSNVLFRRDAGCLFAYLVDAETGERHARLSDGQRNHDLVIATENLAGELLDLCEASRLPSDVDPLETADELARSYESLWRELRRPEVIGPAAPDERHRIAARIRRLNELGFDVEELELVRQADGDELHMVASVLEEGHHSRRLAALTGIKAQENQARRLLNDLAEYRACLQHEEGREVPDAIAAYRWLAEVYEPTLARVPDDLQDRLPAPELFHEILEHRWYLGEERQGDVDLAEAADDYIDAELRNRSAEYPALVLPPDAPADG; this is encoded by the coding sequence GTGGCGAGATCGCCGGGGCCACGGTCGTTCCACCTGGTGGCCCGTGCCGGCTACCCCGACTTCCTGGACTTCCCGTGGGAGCGGCCTCTGGCCGAGTGGGACGACCCACGGATCGTCGACTACACGGCCGGCGTGTCGCGCCACGTCGTGCGCTTCGTCGCCGAGGGCGGGCACGCCTACGCCCTCAAGGAGACGACGCTCCCCCTGGCGCAGCGGGAGTACTCGCTGCTCAAGGAGCTGCTCGACGAGAACCTGCCGGTGGTGAAGCCGGTGGGCGTGGTCAGCGAGCGGCCGGCGGCTCCAGGCGACGACGACCTCGGCGCGGTCCTCATCACCAAGCACCTCGAGTACTCGCTCCCCTACCGCACCCTGTTCGCCGGCCGCGGCATCGCCGACGTGCGCAGCCGGCTCATCGACGCCCTGGCCCTGCTGCTCGTCCGGCTCCACCTGGCCGGGTTCTTCTGGGGCGACTGCTCGCTGTCGAACGTCCTGTTCCGCCGCGACGCCGGCTGCCTGTTCGCCTACCTGGTCGACGCCGAGACCGGTGAGCGGCACGCCCGCCTGTCCGACGGCCAGCGCAACCACGACCTCGTGATCGCCACCGAGAACCTGGCCGGCGAGCTGCTCGACCTGTGCGAGGCCAGCCGCCTGCCGTCCGACGTCGACCCGCTCGAGACCGCCGACGAGCTGGCCCGCAGCTACGAGTCGCTGTGGAGGGAGCTGCGCCGTCCCGAGGTGATCGGGCCGGCCGCCCCCGACGAACGGCACCGCATCGCCGCCCGCATCCGCCGGCTGAACGAGCTCGGCTTCGACGTCGAGGAGCTCGAGCTGGTGCGCCAGGCCGACGGCGACGAGCTGCACATGGTGGCGAGCGTGCTGGAGGAGGGCCACCACTCCCGCCGGCTGGCCGCCCTCACCGGCATCAAGGCCCAGGAGAACCAGGCCCGGCGGCTGCTCAACGACCTGGCCGAATACCGGGCCTGCCTGCAGCACGAGGAGGGCCGGGAGGTGCCGGACGCCATCGCCGCCTACCGCTGGCTCGCCGAGGTCTACGAGCCGACGCTGGCCCGGGTGCCCGACGACCTCCAGGACCGGCTCCCGGCGCCCGAGCTGTTCCACGAGATCCTGGAGCACCGCTGGTACCTGGGCGAGGAGCGCCAGGGCGACGTCGACCTGGCCGAGGCCGCCGACGACTACATCGATGCCGAGCTGCGCAACCGCTCCGCCGAGTACCCGGCCCTCGTCCTCCCGCCCGACGCCCCTGCTGACGGCTGA
- a CDS encoding RNA polymerase sigma factor — protein MEDDFLDDDVLVAALRRGDETAFGWLLDRYDRSLRRLAGSFVASSATADEVVQETWLAVIEGIDRFEGRSALKTWICRILMNKARTRGARDSRSVPFAAVGDDGLGPTFPPERFAPADHPQWPGHWVDPPPPWDELPPARLEAQETLAQVWAAIAELPQPHRSVITLRDVEGWSSAEVCAVLDLTPANQRVVLHRARAKVRSALESYLTEVSV, from the coding sequence ATGGAGGACGACTTCCTCGACGACGACGTCCTGGTCGCAGCCCTGCGCCGGGGAGACGAGACGGCCTTCGGCTGGCTGCTCGACCGCTACGACCGGTCGCTGCGGCGGCTGGCGGGCTCGTTCGTCGCGTCGTCGGCGACCGCCGACGAGGTGGTGCAGGAGACGTGGCTCGCCGTCATCGAGGGCATCGACCGCTTCGAGGGACGGTCGGCGCTCAAGACGTGGATCTGCCGGATCCTCATGAACAAGGCCCGCACCCGGGGCGCCCGGGACAGCCGCTCGGTCCCGTTCGCCGCGGTCGGCGACGACGGCCTCGGCCCCACGTTCCCGCCCGAGCGCTTCGCCCCCGCCGACCATCCGCAGTGGCCGGGGCACTGGGTCGACCCGCCGCCGCCGTGGGACGAGCTGCCGCCGGCGCGGCTGGAGGCGCAGGAGACGCTGGCGCAGGTGTGGGCGGCGATCGCCGAGCTGCCGCAACCGCACCGCAGCGTGATCACGCTGCGCGACGTCGAGGGCTGGTCGTCGGCCGAGGTGTGCGCCGTCCTCGACCTCACCCCCGCCAACCAGCGGGTCGTTCTGCACCGGGCGCGGGCGAAGGTGCGGTCGGCCCTGGAGAGCTACCTCACGGAGGTGTCCGTATGA
- a CDS encoding sulfite exporter TauE/SafE family protein — MGLLILVTVAGLVASLVDGALGMGFGPTSSTLLLGAGLAPAAVSTTVNVAKVASGLAGGMAHYRFGNVDRGLVVRLAVPGSLGALVGVTVLANVDGGALRPYLAGLLLLVGLRMLLRFSRPPATGGPAVSSRPAGPSGPSVPDDVYHPGILVAAFLGGVTNGLVGAWGPVVTPVLLGRPGLEPRVAIGSVNTAEVAVALTASGTLIASLNGAGVDLGILVAMLLGGVTAAPVAAWVVRHLAPRWLGVGAGGLLLLTSTRDLAGAADLGLSRWAAYAAVATLVAVAARVSLRGGPVQEDARPALLPGG, encoded by the coding sequence ATGGGGCTGCTGATCCTCGTCACGGTCGCGGGCCTGGTGGCGTCGCTCGTCGACGGGGCGCTGGGCATGGGCTTCGGCCCGACCTCGTCGACGCTCCTCCTCGGCGCCGGCCTGGCGCCCGCGGCGGTGTCGACCACCGTGAACGTGGCCAAGGTGGCGAGTGGCCTGGCCGGGGGCATGGCCCACTACCGCTTCGGCAACGTCGACCGCGGCCTGGTGGTGCGGCTGGCCGTGCCGGGCAGCCTCGGTGCCCTGGTCGGTGTGACCGTGCTCGCCAACGTCGACGGTGGCGCCCTCCGGCCCTACCTCGCCGGCCTGCTGCTGCTGGTGGGCCTCCGCATGCTCCTGCGCTTCAGCCGCCCCCCGGCGACCGGGGGACCGGCGGTGTCGTCGCGACCGGCGGGGCCGTCGGGGCCGTCGGTGCCGGACGACGTCTACCACCCGGGGATCCTGGTGGCGGCGTTTCTCGGCGGCGTGACCAACGGACTGGTCGGCGCCTGGGGCCCGGTGGTGACGCCGGTGCTGCTGGGGCGGCCCGGCCTGGAGCCGCGCGTGGCGATCGGCTCGGTCAACACCGCGGAGGTGGCCGTCGCCCTCACGGCGTCCGGCACGCTGATCGCCTCGCTGAACGGCGCCGGTGTCGACCTCGGGATCCTGGTGGCGATGCTGCTCGGCGGTGTGACGGCGGCACCCGTGGCGGCGTGGGTGGTGCGACACCTGGCACCCCGCTGGCTCGGAGTCGGCGCCGGCGGGCTGCTGCTGCTCACCAGCACCCGTGACCTGGCCGGCGCCGCCGACCTCGGTCTGTCCCGGTGGGCGGCCTACGCGGCGGTCGCGACGCTGGTGGCCGTCGCCGCCCGCGTGTCGCTCCGCGGTGGGCCGGTCCAGGAGGACGCCCGCCCCGCCCTGCTCCCCGGCGGCTGA
- a CDS encoding cytochrome P450 has protein sequence MRALEEAPFLDVFSPEFTENPAPVVDELRSSTALVRTPIGVLVIRRDVVQALLTDRRLRSAVPDIVRMQGVSDGLIHQLVGDSLLAQEGDGHARLRTLVNRAFTPRAVEPHRPVMREILQGLLAPLYERGRCELMAEVADHYPIQVMCALLGVPDEDHEDFARWNTALTWVLSFELGAHLEEALWGASQMDAYVARLIAERRREPRDDLVTTLAQAEESGDRLSDGELRSLIAGLLFAGFDTTRNQLGLAMALFAERPDQWALLVDRPDLVPQAVDEVMRVSGAVGLAPRLTVEDVEIADHLVPAGTLVSLSLAAANYDPSVFVDPRDFDITVVRAPHHTFGGGPHYCLGANLARAEMQEALLQLTALMPTFSLDGEPTWRTPMGIFGPQTLPLRFTPGTAALSA, from the coding sequence GTGCGAGCGCTCGAAGAGGCCCCGTTCCTCGACGTCTTCTCGCCCGAGTTCACCGAGAACCCCGCCCCGGTCGTCGACGAACTGCGCTCGTCGACGGCCCTCGTGCGGACGCCGATCGGCGTGCTGGTGATCCGGCGTGACGTCGTCCAGGCGCTGCTGACGGACCGTCGCCTGCGCAGCGCCGTCCCCGACATCGTGCGCATGCAGGGCGTCAGCGACGGCCTCATCCACCAGCTCGTCGGCGACTCGCTGCTCGCCCAGGAGGGCGATGGGCACGCCCGGCTCCGCACCCTGGTCAACCGGGCCTTCACGCCGCGGGCCGTCGAGCCGCACCGCCCGGTCATGCGCGAGATCCTCCAGGGCCTGCTGGCGCCCCTCTACGAGCGGGGACGCTGCGAGCTGATGGCCGAAGTCGCCGACCACTACCCCATCCAGGTGATGTGCGCGCTGCTCGGCGTCCCCGACGAGGACCACGAGGACTTCGCCCGCTGGAACACGGCCCTCACCTGGGTGCTGTCGTTCGAGCTGGGAGCCCACCTGGAGGAGGCGCTGTGGGGCGCCTCGCAGATGGACGCCTACGTCGCCCGCCTGATCGCCGAGCGGCGCCGCGAGCCCCGCGACGACCTCGTCACCACCCTCGCCCAGGCCGAGGAATCCGGCGACCGGCTGTCCGACGGCGAGCTGCGGTCGCTGATCGCCGGCCTCCTGTTCGCCGGGTTCGACACCACCCGCAACCAGCTCGGCCTGGCGATGGCGCTGTTCGCCGAGCGACCCGACCAGTGGGCGCTGCTGGTCGATCGGCCCGACCTGGTGCCGCAGGCGGTCGACGAGGTGATGCGGGTGAGCGGTGCCGTCGGGCTCGCCCCGCGCCTCACCGTCGAGGACGTCGAGATCGCCGACCACCTCGTGCCCGCCGGCACCCTGGTCTCCCTGTCGCTGGCCGCCGCCAACTACGACCCGTCCGTGTTCGTCGACCCGCGGGACTTCGACATCACCGTCGTGCGGGCCCCGCACCACACCTTCGGCGGCGGCCCCCACTACTGCCTCGGCGCCAACCTGGCCCGGGCCGAGATGCAGGAGGCGTTGCTGCAGCTCACGGCCCTGATGCCCACGTTCTCGCTCGACGGCGAGCCCACCTGGCGCACCCCGATGGGCATCTTCGGCCCCCAGACGCTCCCCCTCCGCTTCACCCCGGGCACCGCCGCGCTGTCGGCCTGA